Proteins encoded by one window of Lathyrus oleraceus cultivar Zhongwan6 chromosome 1, CAAS_Psat_ZW6_1.0, whole genome shotgun sequence:
- the LOC127091392 gene encoding F-box protein CPR1-like: protein MNNSGAIGYDSLNDVYKIIIAPFFYGAWKVEVLSLNSNSWRKLPDDAESPPYYMEHFRPHRQPVSINGAIYWIADDHFSYDRFPVIVRFDVCQEKFLRVPAPPCDTRRRIHWIGDINQSLCRLYYDNQSCIHIWSTRNDFNWVKLITFPKIIEPNPWALSLYYAPLCFNENGELLISVRGAGCSYDRRRGLVVYDTKEQSYRRFVLEENTCWMEETVYSDSLVFPNEPLDQRCSPSSSGS, encoded by the coding sequence atgaataacTCTGGTGCTATTGGTTACGATTCTTTAAATGATGTTTATAAAATCATCATAGCTCCTTTCTTTTATGGCGCATGGAAAGTTGAAGTTCTTTCTTTAAATTCCAACTCATGGAGGAAGCTTCCTGATGATGCCGAATCTCCTCCGTATTACATGGAACATTTTCGTCCTCATCGACAACCTGTGTCTATAAATGGTGCCATTTATTGGATTGCAGATGATCATTTCTCCTACGATCGTTTCCCTGTGATTGTTCGTTTTGATGTATGTCAGGAGAAGTTTTTACGTGTGCCAGCACCACCTTGTGACACCAGAAGAAGAATACATTGGATTGGTGATATCAACCAGTCGCTTTGTAGGCTTTACTATGATAACCAGAGCTGCATTCATATATGGTCAACACGAAATGATTTCAATTGGGTAAAACTCATCACTTTTCCCAAGATCATTGAACCTAACCCTTGGGCATTATCCCTTTATTATGCTCCATTGTGTTTCAATGAAAATGGAGAACTACTCATAAGTGTTCGTGGTGCTGGGTGTTCTTATGATCGAAGGCGTGGTTTGGTTGTTTATGATACAAAGGAACAAAGTTATAGAAGATTTGTTTTGGAGGAAAACACATGCTGGATGGAAGAAACTGTGTACAGTGACAGTTTGGTTTTCCCCAATGAACCCTTAGATCAGAGATGTTCTCCTTCTTCTTCGGGTTCCTGA